Proteins encoded in a region of the Blastococcus sp. Marseille-P5729 genome:
- a CDS encoding universal stress protein produces MPVVVGFIPTKEGRAALDRAIEEAKLRSEKLVVVESSKGGEAFAKEGAKFDEELEKITEQLKADGVDHEVHGLVRGKDPAGDLVEVADRIGAKLIVIGLRRRSPVGKLIMGSNSQRILLDANCDVLAVKP; encoded by the coding sequence ATGCCCGTAGTCGTTGGATTCATCCCCACCAAGGAAGGCCGCGCCGCTCTCGATCGTGCGATCGAGGAAGCCAAGCTTCGCAGCGAGAAGCTCGTGGTCGTCGAGTCCAGCAAGGGCGGGGAGGCCTTTGCCAAGGAAGGCGCGAAGTTCGACGAGGAGCTCGAGAAGATCACCGAGCAGCTCAAGGCTGACGGTGTCGACCACGAGGTCCATGGCCTGGTGCGTGGCAAGGACCCGGCCGGTGACCTGGTCGAGGTAGCCGACCGAATCGGCGCCAAGCTGATCGTGATCGGGCTGCGCCGCCGCTCGCCGGTCGGCAAGCTCATCATGGGCTCCAACTCGCAGCGCATCCTGCTCGATGCCAACTGCGACGTGCTCGCGGTCAAGCCCTAG